One Streptomyces sp. NBC_01237 genomic region harbors:
- the mrdA gene encoding penicillin-binding protein 2 has translation MSNIPETGRTQRVQIRLIVIQVLVFSLLLTLGGRLWYLQIRNGQEYTDEAKNNHVQQVVQPAVRGSILDARGVPLADNETRLVVSASRTELMKMDDKGNGVLTRLAEVLDMKPKDVLDKVRLCDAKTPQPCWNGSPYQPIPVTDEATTQQALQIRERAEDFPGITAEPTAVRRYAAPGKANTAQVLGYLSPVTDEEITKAQDTESPYLRSDQVGRSGLERTYDKALRGKAGVTRYEVDNLGRVIGQAANDKAEPGASVVTSIDARVQAVAEYELNKAMETARKELDRNTGVNYKADSGAVVVMEARTGRIVSMASLPTYDPNSWVGGISGKDYTKLTSKKSNFPLLNRAIQGQAAPGSIFKVISSTAAVNAGYDFDGNYPCPSSYSIGGQTFKNFESQGYGSISIGRALEVSCDTVYYGLAHREWQKDGGTQPKKNAKDWFYRTAHQFGLGKETGIDLPNEVTGRVPDRKWKQDFFKANKDAWCKQGKKGGTYVEQIAYENCLEGNKMRAGDSVNYSIGQGDTLVTPIQMATIYGAISNGGTLYNPTVGKAIVSGDGRTVQEIKPESHGKLPFTGDTRDKIDEALAGVATRGSAAWRFGGWPQDKIPMHAKTGTAEVYGKQTTSWFATYTKDYSIVMTISQGGTGSGASGPAVRNIYNALYGLDAAGKQDPKKALLPKPQKALPKIQPDGSIESPNIKPYTPEPPVQEGQQALAGAPGRRD, from the coding sequence CGCCTCTGGTACCTCCAGATCCGCAACGGCCAGGAATACACCGACGAGGCCAAGAACAACCACGTCCAGCAGGTCGTCCAGCCCGCCGTCCGCGGCTCCATCCTGGACGCCCGCGGCGTACCGCTCGCCGACAACGAGACCCGCCTCGTCGTCTCCGCCAGCCGCACCGAGCTGATGAAGATGGACGACAAGGGCAACGGCGTCCTCACCCGGCTCGCCGAGGTCCTGGACATGAAGCCCAAGGACGTCCTCGACAAGGTCCGGCTCTGCGACGCGAAGACCCCGCAGCCCTGCTGGAACGGATCGCCGTACCAGCCGATCCCGGTCACCGACGAGGCCACCACCCAGCAGGCCCTCCAGATCCGCGAGCGCGCCGAGGACTTCCCCGGCATTACCGCCGAACCCACCGCCGTACGCCGCTACGCCGCACCCGGCAAGGCCAACACCGCCCAGGTCCTCGGCTACCTCTCACCGGTCACCGACGAAGAGATCACCAAGGCCCAGGACACCGAGTCGCCCTACCTCCGCTCCGACCAGGTCGGCCGCTCCGGACTGGAGCGCACCTACGACAAGGCGCTGCGCGGCAAGGCGGGCGTCACGCGTTACGAGGTCGACAACCTCGGCCGGGTCATCGGCCAGGCGGCCAACGACAAGGCGGAGCCCGGCGCGAGCGTCGTCACCTCCATCGACGCCCGCGTCCAGGCGGTCGCCGAGTACGAGCTGAACAAGGCCATGGAGACGGCCCGCAAGGAACTCGACCGCAACACCGGTGTGAACTACAAGGCCGACTCCGGCGCCGTCGTCGTCATGGAGGCCAGGACCGGCCGCATCGTGTCGATGGCGTCCCTGCCCACCTACGACCCGAACTCCTGGGTCGGCGGCATCTCCGGCAAGGACTACACCAAGCTCACCAGCAAGAAGTCCAACTTCCCGCTGCTGAACCGGGCCATCCAGGGACAGGCCGCCCCCGGCTCGATCTTCAAGGTGATCTCCTCCACCGCCGCGGTCAACGCGGGCTACGACTTCGACGGCAACTACCCCTGCCCCAGCTCGTACTCCATCGGCGGCCAGACCTTCAAGAACTTCGAGTCCCAGGGCTACGGCAGCATCAGCATCGGCCGCGCCCTGGAGGTCTCCTGCGACACCGTCTACTACGGCCTCGCGCACAGGGAGTGGCAGAAGGACGGCGGCACCCAGCCGAAGAAGAACGCCAAGGACTGGTTCTACCGGACCGCCCACCAGTTCGGCCTCGGCAAGGAGACCGGCATCGACCTCCCCAACGAGGTCACCGGCCGGGTCCCCGACCGCAAGTGGAAGCAGGACTTCTTCAAGGCGAACAAGGACGCCTGGTGCAAGCAGGGCAAGAAGGGCGGCACGTACGTCGAGCAGATCGCGTACGAGAACTGCCTCGAAGGCAACAAGATGCGCGCCGGTGACTCCGTCAACTACTCGATCGGCCAGGGCGACACCCTCGTCACCCCGATCCAGATGGCGACCATCTACGGCGCCATCTCCAACGGCGGCACCCTGTACAACCCGACCGTCGGCAAGGCGATCGTCAGCGGCGACGGCCGGACCGTCCAGGAGATCAAGCCCGAGTCGCACGGCAAGCTCCCCTTCACCGGAGACACGCGCGACAAAATAGACGAAGCCCTCGCGGGTGTCGCGACCCGGGGCTCGGCCGCATGGCGGTTCGGCGGCTGGCCCCAGGACAAGATCCCGATGCACGCCAAGACCGGCACCGCCGAGGTCTACGGCAAGCAGACGACCTCCTGGTTCGCCACGTACACCAAGGACTACTCGATCGTCATGACGATCTCGCAGGGCGGCACCGGCTCCGGTGCCTCCGGGCCCGCCGTGCGCAACATCTACAACGCCCTCTACGGTCTCGACGCGGCGGGCAAGCAGGACCCGAAGAAGGCCCTCCTGCCCAAGCCGCAGAAGGCGCTCCCGAAGATCCAGCCCGACGGCTCGATCGAATCCCCGAACATCAAGCCGTACACCCCCGAGCCGCCGGTCCAAGAGGGACAGCAGGCGCTCGCCGGTGCACCGGGAAGGCGGGACTGA